The Acidimicrobiales bacterium genome includes a window with the following:
- a CDS encoding MATE family efflux transporter — protein MFSTRLSADGRELLALAVPALGALIAEPLYVLADTAVVGRLGTAPLAGLGVASGALLFGYGLCVFLAYGTTAAVARLTGAGESRRAADQAIQGLWLALVLGVVLAIVGTLSTDAIVSGLGASGDVAEQASIYLSTSLLGAPAMLLMMAGVGYLRGLKDTVRPLQVAVGTALLNLVLELVLIFGLDRGIGASAAATVVAQWVGAACYLTWIGRDVRRRHASLAPRLGSIGRLLTVSAQLLVRNLSLTGTFLIGTSVATRIGRVDVAAHQVAFQVWMVTALTMDAVAIAAQAMVGERLGAGDVARAISIGRRVIAWSVGMGIVLGVVLLAVRTPVAGIFSEDPAVVALAGFLLVHVAFMAPLGGVAFALDGVLIGAGDQRFMARAMAGSAVAAATVMVLGRQADLGIGWLWGAIWLFMAARSILLGLRFVGDRWQVVGAER, from the coding sequence ATGTTCTCCACACGACTCTCGGCCGACGGCCGGGAACTCCTCGCCCTGGCCGTTCCGGCCCTCGGGGCACTGATCGCCGAACCCCTTTACGTGCTGGCCGATACGGCCGTGGTGGGCCGTCTGGGAACCGCTCCTCTGGCCGGCCTCGGCGTGGCGTCCGGCGCCCTACTGTTCGGCTACGGACTGTGTGTCTTCCTCGCCTACGGGACCACGGCGGCGGTGGCCCGTCTGACCGGCGCCGGAGAAAGTCGGCGGGCAGCCGATCAGGCCATCCAGGGCCTGTGGCTGGCCCTGGTCCTCGGTGTGGTGCTGGCCATTGTGGGAACCCTGTCGACCGACGCCATCGTGTCCGGGCTGGGCGCCTCGGGCGACGTGGCCGAACAGGCCTCCATCTACCTGAGTACCAGCCTGCTGGGTGCCCCGGCGATGCTCCTGATGATGGCCGGGGTGGGCTACCTCCGTGGCCTCAAGGACACCGTGCGCCCCCTGCAGGTGGCCGTGGGTACCGCCCTACTCAACCTGGTCCTCGAGCTGGTCCTCATCTTCGGCCTGGATCGGGGCATCGGCGCCTCGGCAGCCGCCACCGTGGTCGCCCAGTGGGTGGGGGCCGCCTGCTACCTAACCTGGATCGGACGGGACGTCCGTAGACGCCACGCGTCGCTGGCACCCCGGTTGGGATCTATCGGCCGACTCCTCACCGTCAGTGCACAGTTGCTGGTGCGAAACCTCTCGCTCACCGGGACGTTCCTGATCGGCACCTCGGTGGCCACCCGGATCGGCCGGGTCGACGTGGCCGCCCACCAGGTGGCTTTCCAGGTGTGGATGGTCACCGCGCTGACGATGGACGCTGTGGCCATTGCCGCCCAGGCCATGGTCGGCGAACGCCTCGGCGCGGGGGACGTGGCCCGCGCCATCTCGATCGGACGCCGGGTGATTGCCTGGTCGGTGGGCATGGGCATAGTCCTCGGTGTTGTCCTGCTGGCCGTCCGGACACCGGTGGCGGGCATCTTCTCCGAGGATCCTGCTGTGGTGGCCTTAGCCGGATTCCTGCTGGTCCACGTGGCCTTCATGGCTCCGCTCGGAGGCGTGGCCTTCGCCCTGGACGGTGTCCTTATCGGAGCAGGAGACCAACGGTTCATGGCTCGGGCCATGGCGGGCTCGGCGGTCGCTGCCGCCACGGTCATGGTGCTCGGGCGACAGGCCGATCTGGGGATTGGTTGGCTCTGGGGGGCCATCTGGCTCTTCATGGCCGCCAGGTCGATCCTGCTGGGTCTCCGCTTCGTCGGCGACCGCTGGCAGGTGGTGGGCGCCGAGCGCTAG
- the ilvD gene encoding dihydroxy-acid dehydratase, with protein MTDATHGGMKPRSHEVTDGPNRAPARAMLRAVGMNEDDFSKAQVGVASSWNEVTPCNIPLDALAKRCKEGVSEAGGFPLEFNTIAVSDGISMGHEGMRASLVSREIIADSVEAVMHAERLDAFVSFAGCDKSLPGMLMAAARINLPSVFVYGGSIMPGEHTDGSKLDIVSVFEAVGAHAVGSIDDAELLAIEREACPTIGSCAGMFTANTMASVGEAIGMSLPGSASAAAVDKRRADVAFASGHAVMNLLREGIRPRQIMTRAAFENAIAVVMALGGSTNAVLHLMAIAFEAGVELELEDFNRVAAKVPHLADTKPHGKYHMVDIDRIGGVPVVMQMLHDEGLLHADEITVTGKTVAENLAMLDVPAPDGDVIHAFGDPINALGGLAILRGSLAPKGSVVKVAGLDFDRFDGRARVFDGEDAAMAAVLDDRIEGGDVVVIRYEGPKGGPGMREMLAITGAMKGAGRGGDAALITDGRFSGGTHGFCVGHVAPEAVDGGPIALVAEGDRIVIDVVAHTMDLMVDDATLAKRRANLKPFEPRYTSGFLAKYAALAQGAEKGAVTQA; from the coding sequence ATGACGGATGCCACCCACGGGGGGATGAAGCCCCGAAGCCATGAGGTCACTGACGGTCCGAACCGGGCGCCCGCGCGGGCCATGCTCCGGGCGGTCGGGATGAACGAGGACGACTTCTCCAAGGCCCAAGTAGGCGTGGCCTCGTCGTGGAACGAGGTGACTCCCTGCAACATTCCGCTGGACGCACTGGCCAAACGGTGCAAGGAGGGGGTCTCCGAAGCCGGGGGCTTCCCGCTGGAGTTCAACACCATCGCCGTGTCCGACGGCATCTCAATGGGCCACGAGGGCATGCGGGCCAGCCTGGTGAGTCGTGAGATCATCGCCGACTCGGTAGAGGCCGTGATGCACGCCGAGCGCCTCGACGCCTTTGTGAGCTTCGCCGGCTGTGACAAGTCGCTCCCGGGGATGCTCATGGCAGCAGCCCGGATCAACCTGCCGTCGGTGTTCGTGTACGGCGGTTCGATCATGCCCGGCGAACACACCGACGGTTCCAAGCTGGACATCGTGAGCGTGTTCGAGGCCGTGGGGGCCCACGCAGTGGGGAGCATCGACGATGCTGAACTGCTGGCCATCGAGCGCGAGGCGTGTCCGACCATTGGAAGCTGCGCGGGGATGTTCACTGCCAACACCATGGCCTCGGTCGGTGAGGCCATCGGCATGTCGCTGCCCGGATCGGCCTCGGCCGCCGCGGTTGACAAGCGTCGGGCCGACGTGGCGTTCGCCAGCGGCCACGCTGTGATGAACCTGCTGCGAGAGGGCATTCGACCCCGCCAGATCATGACCCGGGCTGCCTTTGAGAACGCCATCGCCGTGGTGATGGCTCTCGGCGGCTCGACGAACGCCGTACTCCACCTCATGGCCATCGCCTTCGAGGCCGGTGTCGAGCTCGAACTCGAGGACTTCAACCGGGTGGCCGCCAAGGTTCCCCACCTGGCAGATACGAAGCCCCACGGGAAGTACCACATGGTCGATATCGATCGGATCGGTGGGGTTCCGGTGGTCATGCAGATGCTTCACGACGAGGGCCTGCTTCACGCCGACGAGATCACTGTCACCGGGAAGACGGTGGCCGAGAACCTGGCCATGCTTGACGTCCCGGCCCCCGATGGTGACGTGATCCACGCTTTCGGCGATCCGATCAATGCACTGGGTGGCCTGGCCATCCTTCGCGGGTCGTTGGCTCCGAAGGGGTCGGTGGTCAAGGTGGCCGGACTCGACTTCGACCGCTTCGACGGTCGGGCCCGGGTGTTCGACGGTGAGGATGCGGCCATGGCCGCCGTTCTGGACGACCGCATCGAGGGCGGTGACGTGGTGGTCATCCGCTACGAGGGTCCCAAGGGTGGTCCGGGAATGCGCGAGATGCTGGCCATCACCGGGGCCATGAAGGGTGCCGGACGGGGCGGCGACGCGGCGCTCATCACGGACGGCCGGTTCTCCGGCGGCACCCACGGATTCTGTGTGGGTCACGTTGCACCGGAAGCCGTTGACGGTGGTCCAATCGCCCTCGTGGCCGAGGGTGATCGAATCGTCATCGACGTGGTGGCCCACACCATGGACCTGATGGTCGATGACGCCACGCTGGCGAAGCGTCGGGCCAACCTGAAGCCGTTCGAACCCCGCTACACGTCGGGGTTCCTGGCCAAGTACGCCGCACTTGCCCAGGGGGCCGAGAAGGGCGCCGTCACCCAGGCGTGA
- a CDS encoding acetolactate synthase large subunit has product MATEEMDGGRALIRALEEEGVDVMFGLPGGAILPVYDPIIDSSIRHVLVRHEQGAGHMAEGYAHATGRPGVAMVTSGPAATNIVTPLCDAYLDSVPMVVVTGQVPYAAIGTDAFQECDTTGITQSITKHNFLVTEAQDIPRTIKEAFHIATTGRPGPVLVDIPKDIVDPVNPRSAMTWHDDVEMDLPGYQPQTAVDVDLIAAAAGLIRVAERPVLYVGGGILKARAADALRALAELTGISVVTTLMARGAFPDSHELCLGMPGMHGNYTAVTAMQESDLLITLGARFDDRVTGKLDGFAPEAKIIHVDIDPAELGKVRRPDVAIQGDVRVAIEALVDELSGNGAGDADRSAWRSRISGWQERYPLAYEPWAPGEPLKPQYVIERLRDATPDDTIVTSGVGQHQMWASQYWTFDHPYTWINSGGLGTMGFSIPAAIGAKVAFPDREVWAIDGDGCFQMTAQELVTATVENIPIKVALLNNSYLGMVRQWQEMFYDERYSEVSLSSDVPDFKMWAESMGCVGIRVDDPDEVDVAIAKANEVDDRPVVIDFRVAASEKVFPMVPSGAANSELMVPGFQEGQPR; this is encoded by the coding sequence ATGGCCACAGAAGAAATGGACGGCGGTAGAGCCCTCATCCGTGCCCTCGAGGAAGAGGGTGTGGATGTCATGTTCGGCCTGCCAGGAGGGGCGATTCTCCCGGTCTACGACCCGATCATCGACTCGTCTATCCGCCACGTTCTAGTCCGACACGAGCAGGGCGCCGGCCACATGGCCGAGGGCTATGCCCATGCCACGGGGCGCCCGGGTGTGGCCATGGTGACCAGCGGCCCCGCGGCCACCAACATCGTCACGCCGCTGTGTGACGCCTACCTTGATTCGGTGCCCATGGTCGTGGTCACCGGCCAGGTCCCGTACGCGGCGATCGGCACCGATGCTTTCCAGGAGTGCGACACGACGGGCATCACGCAATCGATCACCAAGCACAACTTCTTGGTCACCGAGGCTCAGGACATCCCGCGGACCATCAAGGAGGCGTTCCACATCGCCACCACGGGTCGGCCGGGTCCGGTGCTGGTCGACATTCCCAAGGACATCGTCGACCCCGTCAACCCCCGATCGGCTATGACGTGGCATGACGACGTCGAGATGGACCTGCCTGGCTACCAACCGCAGACCGCGGTCGACGTCGACCTCATTGCGGCGGCCGCGGGCCTGATCCGGGTTGCCGAGCGCCCGGTGCTCTACGTGGGTGGTGGAATCCTCAAGGCGCGAGCCGCCGATGCGTTGCGCGCCCTGGCTGAGTTGACTGGCATCAGCGTGGTCACCACGCTCATGGCTCGAGGTGCATTCCCGGACAGCCATGAACTGTGTCTAGGCATGCCGGGCATGCACGGGAACTACACGGCGGTCACCGCCATGCAGGAGTCCGATCTGCTCATTACCCTCGGCGCCCGGTTCGACGACCGGGTGACCGGAAAGCTCGACGGGTTTGCCCCCGAGGCGAAGATCATCCACGTCGACATCGATCCCGCTGAGCTGGGCAAGGTGCGCCGGCCCGACGTGGCCATCCAGGGCGATGTCCGGGTGGCCATCGAGGCACTGGTCGACGAATTGTCGGGCAACGGTGCCGGTGACGCCGATCGGTCGGCCTGGAGGTCGCGGATCAGCGGCTGGCAGGAGCGCTACCCGCTGGCCTACGAGCCGTGGGCTCCCGGTGAGCCGCTGAAGCCCCAGTACGTCATCGAGCGTCTCCGTGACGCCACCCCGGACGACACCATCGTGACCTCCGGCGTGGGTCAGCACCAGATGTGGGCCAGCCAGTACTGGACCTTCGACCATCCCTACACTTGGATCAACTCGGGTGGACTCGGGACGATGGGCTTCTCCATCCCGGCGGCCATCGGGGCCAAGGTGGCTTTCCCGGACCGGGAGGTGTGGGCAATCGACGGTGACGGCTGCTTCCAGATGACGGCTCAGGAACTGGTCACGGCCACCGTCGAGAACATTCCCATCAAGGTGGCACTGCTGAACAACTCCTACCTCGGGATGGTTCGCCAGTGGCAGGAGATGTTCTACGACGAGCGCTACTCCGAGGTTTCTCTCTCGTCCGACGTTCCCGACTTCAAGATGTGGGCCGAGTCGATGGGGTGCGTGGGCATCCGGGTCGACGACCCCGACGAGGTCGACGTGGCCATCGCCAAGGCCAACGAGGTCGACGATCGGCCGGTGGTCATCGACTTCCGGGTGGCTGCATCTGAGAAGGTCTTCCCGATGGTGCCGTCGGGTGCCGCCAACTCTGAACTTATGGTGCCCGGGTTCCAGGAGGGGCAGCCCCGATGA
- the ilvN gene encoding acetolactate synthase small subunit, with amino-acid sequence MNVHEAEHRYHTLVVTVENKSGVLARVASLFARRAFNIESLAVAPTDDEDMSRITVVVDLESAPLDQIVKQLDKLVNVVEIRELGPGQAVERELMLVTVTAEPDRRDEIVEHLDRAGGKVLSLSTDRMMLSLVGPPRRVDEFEDLLREYGIIELQRTGRVALPVLDDALD; translated from the coding sequence ATGAACGTCCATGAGGCGGAGCACCGCTACCACACGCTGGTCGTGACCGTTGAGAACAAGTCAGGCGTGCTGGCCCGGGTGGCATCGTTGTTCGCCCGTCGGGCCTTCAACATCGAGTCGCTCGCGGTGGCGCCCACCGACGACGAGGACATGAGTCGGATCACCGTAGTGGTCGACCTCGAGTCGGCCCCGCTTGACCAGATCGTCAAGCAGCTGGACAAGTTGGTGAACGTCGTCGAGATCCGCGAGCTAGGCCCAGGTCAGGCCGTAGAGCGCGAGCTGATGCTGGTCACGGTGACCGCCGAGCCGGACCGTCGCGATGAGATCGTGGAGCACCTGGATCGGGCCGGCGGCAAGGTCTTGAGCCTGAGTACCGATCGTATGATGTTGTCGCTCGTCGGTCCGCCTCGCCGGGTCGACGAGTTCGAGGACCTGCTCCGCGAGTACGGCATCATCGAGTTGCAGCGAACGGGTCGGGTGGCCTTGCCCGTTCTCGATGACGCGCTGGACTGA
- the ilvC gene encoding ketol-acid reductoisomerase gives MANIYYEKDVDRSAIAERKVAILGYGSQGHAHALNLKESGIDVCVGLRDGSSSAAKASEAGLAVKSLSDASAWADVIMILLPDTDQAAVYEEHIAPNLSAGDALAFAHGFNIRFDLIAPPADVDVIMVAPKGPGHLVRRTYEEGGGVPCLIAVEQDPTGGAKALALAYADSVGGARAGVIETTFTEECETDLFGEQVVLCGGMTELVRSAFDTLVDAGYQPEIAYFECLHELKLIVDLMYEQGIGGMRYSVSDTAEYGDLSRGPRVVNDDVRATMKQILKEIQTGVFAEEWVAEAHGGRENFYRLEEEGREHRIEKVGSELRAMMPWISAGKVSVQDASGGQG, from the coding sequence GTGGCGAACATCTACTATGAGAAGGACGTTGACCGTTCAGCGATCGCGGAGCGCAAGGTGGCCATCCTCGGCTACGGCTCCCAGGGCCACGCACATGCCCTGAACCTGAAGGAGTCGGGCATCGACGTATGCGTTGGCCTGCGTGACGGCTCCTCGTCGGCCGCCAAGGCATCGGAGGCCGGGCTCGCCGTGAAGTCCCTGTCAGACGCCTCGGCATGGGCCGACGTGATCATGATCCTGTTGCCCGACACCGATCAGGCGGCGGTCTACGAGGAGCACATCGCTCCCAACCTGTCAGCCGGTGACGCCCTGGCGTTCGCCCACGGTTTCAACATCCGCTTCGACCTGATCGCCCCGCCGGCCGACGTCGACGTGATCATGGTCGCTCCCAAGGGTCCTGGCCACCTGGTGCGTCGGACCTACGAGGAGGGCGGCGGCGTGCCGTGCCTCATTGCGGTGGAGCAGGACCCGACTGGTGGCGCCAAGGCCCTAGCCCTGGCGTACGCCGACAGTGTGGGTGGTGCTCGCGCCGGAGTCATCGAGACCACGTTCACCGAGGAGTGCGAGACCGACCTGTTCGGCGAGCAGGTCGTGCTGTGTGGCGGAATGACCGAACTGGTTCGGAGCGCCTTCGACACGCTCGTCGACGCCGGCTACCAGCCGGAGATCGCCTACTTCGAATGCCTCCACGAGCTCAAGTTGATCGTGGACCTCATGTACGAACAGGGCATCGGGGGCATGCGCTACTCGGTGTCGGACACCGCCGAATACGGCGACCTGTCCCGTGGGCCGCGGGTCGTCAACGACGACGTCCGGGCCACCATGAAGCAGATCCTCAAAGAGATCCAGACCGGCGTCTTCGCCGAGGAGTGGGTCGCTGAGGCCCACGGTGGTCGTGAGAACTTCTACCGCCTCGAGGAAGAGGGCCGCGAGCACCGTATCGAGAAGGTCGGTTCGGAGTTGCGGGCCATGATGCCGTGGATCAGCGCCGGCAAGGTCTCGGTCCAGGACGCCTCCGGCGGGCAGGGGTAG
- a CDS encoding alpha/beta hydrolase yields the protein MTLRWTSMTDVDREREYSPSSCLADGDYQPYVVHYRRASDAAWSRVLERSESSTHAIAFGDLGTRTIDVAVPTSDQPVPLLAFIHGGYWQELTAADSRFAADACLSRGWGFAAIDYTLAPDASLDQIVEECCQAVRSLADRAESLGVDATRLVLAGSSAGAHLAAMAAINSGEDGPERAGTNTGVAGVVLVSGIFELEPLIGTSINEQLGLDRPSAQRNSPLGLDVAGIPTALVAYGSDETSEFKAQSDAFGRHLEAAGTAVSMLEIAGRNHFDVILDLAEPDTPLGDAVERLMRSL from the coding sequence ATGACCCTGCGCTGGACGTCGATGACCGACGTCGACCGGGAACGTGAGTACTCGCCGAGTTCCTGCCTCGCGGACGGTGACTACCAGCCCTACGTGGTGCACTACCGACGGGCCAGCGATGCCGCATGGTCTCGCGTCCTGGAGCGGTCCGAATCATCCACCCACGCCATCGCATTCGGGGATTTGGGTACCCGGACCATCGACGTCGCTGTCCCCACCAGCGACCAGCCCGTTCCGCTGCTGGCATTCATCCATGGCGGATATTGGCAGGAACTCACGGCAGCGGACTCACGCTTCGCTGCTGACGCCTGCCTCTCCCGGGGATGGGGCTTTGCGGCGATCGACTACACCCTCGCCCCAGATGCATCACTCGACCAGATCGTCGAGGAGTGTTGCCAGGCCGTCCGCTCCCTGGCAGACCGGGCCGAATCACTCGGCGTCGACGCCACCCGTCTAGTCCTCGCCGGGAGTTCAGCTGGGGCGCACCTTGCGGCCATGGCCGCCATCAACTCCGGGGAAGACGGCCCGGAACGAGCCGGCACCAACACAGGCGTCGCCGGCGTGGTACTGGTGTCGGGGATCTTCGAGTTGGAACCGTTGATCGGCACGTCGATCAATGAGCAACTCGGCCTCGACCGACCATCGGCCCAACGAAACAGTCCACTGGGGCTCGACGTGGCCGGCATCCCGACCGCGCTCGTGGCCTACGGATCCGACGAAACCTCGGAGTTCAAGGCTCAGTCCGACGCCTTTGGCCGACATCTCGAAGCGGCCGGTACGGCGGTCTCCATGCTGGAGATCGCCGGGCGAAACCACTTCGACGTCATCCTCGACCTTGCCGAACCCGACACACCCCTCGGCGACGCCGTGGAACGGTTGATGCGCTCCCTCTGA
- a CDS encoding MarR family transcriptional regulator — MSSRRAPFLGRYLPYLLRQADQTLSAPFYAALNRSGVARSEWRVLVVLEELGELRVAELATASLSPQPTVTHALQRLEERGLVTRTVSSEDRRQRVVAITAEGSLLTTALMDEATRLEAEALAGAGDLTELVRHLREVTAFLDSGAGAVAGHQAPAE; from the coding sequence ATGTCGTCACGCCGGGCGCCCTTCCTGGGTCGCTATCTCCCTTACCTGCTCCGGCAGGCCGACCAGACGTTGTCGGCACCGTTCTACGCCGCTCTCAACCGATCTGGTGTGGCTCGCTCCGAGTGGCGGGTCCTCGTCGTCCTCGAGGAGCTCGGGGAACTGCGGGTGGCCGAGTTGGCCACTGCGTCGCTGAGTCCCCAGCCGACGGTGACCCACGCACTGCAACGGCTCGAGGAGCGGGGCTTGGTGACCAGGACGGTCAGCTCGGAGGACCGACGCCAGCGGGTCGTGGCCATCACGGCCGAGGGTTCGTTGCTGACCACCGCGCTCATGGACGAGGCCACCCGTCTCGAGGCCGAGGCGCTGGCCGGTGCGGGCGACCTGACCGAGTTGGTCAGACATCTGCGGGAGGTCACGGCGTTCCTGGATTCTGGTGCCGGGGCCGTGGCGGGCCACCAGGCTCCCGCTGAGTGA
- a CDS encoding 3-hydroxyanthranilate 3,4-dioxygenase, protein MTEYDPDPLDRRPFNLGAWIRDHREELTPPVANRQIWRDADMIVMIVGGGNERNDFHDDPREEFFYQILGDMDLVIWSEEGTEPFHMPIREGDVYLLPPGVRHSPQRPDPDSVGLVVEYQRPIGELDGFEWVCFSCARLVHRVELQLQAIDADLPPLFAAFNEDEGARTCPNCGTLHPGTGARL, encoded by the coding sequence ATGACCGAGTACGACCCGGATCCGTTGGATCGACGACCCTTCAACCTCGGGGCCTGGATCCGTGACCACCGTGAAGAGCTCACCCCACCGGTAGCCAACCGGCAGATTTGGCGGGATGCCGACATGATCGTGATGATCGTCGGCGGCGGAAACGAACGCAATGACTTCCACGACGATCCGCGGGAGGAGTTCTTCTACCAGATCCTGGGAGACATGGACCTAGTGATCTGGTCGGAGGAGGGCACTGAGCCCTTTCACATGCCGATCCGCGAGGGCGACGTCTACCTGCTTCCTCCCGGTGTCCGGCACTCGCCCCAGCGCCCGGATCCCGATTCGGTCGGACTGGTTGTCGAGTACCAGCGACCCATTGGGGAGCTAGACGGGTTCGAGTGGGTCTGCTTTTCTTGTGCCCGCCTCGTCCACCGGGTCGAACTCCAGCTCCAGGCCATCGATGCCGACCTCCCACCGCTCTTCGCTGCTTTCAACGAGGACGAGGGCGCCCGGACCTGCCCCAACTGCGGGACCCTCCATCCCGGCACCGGGGCCCGTCTGTGA
- the kynU gene encoding kynureninase, whose product MSTPTGVRLDASQLDAADPLAGLRYEFEIPDGTYLIGNSLGALPRAARDHVVAEFDRWATLGGEGHDTGDLAWKGYHELLTRQLADITGAHADEVVAMNSLTVNLHLLLVSFYRPTANRHKILIEDHAFPSDHFAVESQIRQRGFDPETSLVTVSPREGEETLRPEDLLAVIAEHGEELSVVLLPGVQYYTGQVLPMADVVVAGHEVGAMVGFDLAHAIGNIELDLHEWGVDFAVWCSYKYLNGGPGGVGGAFVHRDHVDDPDLPKFLGWWGTDPSTRFEMATRFVPIPTVESWQLSNAPVLPMAALRASLDVIEQAGGMSVLRAKAERQIGFLDRRLAETLAGRVENVTPKALAERGCQHALRVVAGDGQRVFRALQEERVYGDWREPDVIRVAPVPLYNSFADIDRLIDVLDRIVS is encoded by the coding sequence GTGTCAACGCCGACCGGCGTCAGGCTCGATGCATCTCAACTGGACGCCGCTGATCCGCTGGCCGGCCTGCGCTACGAGTTCGAGATTCCCGATGGCACCTACCTCATCGGAAACTCGCTCGGGGCTCTTCCGAGGGCTGCACGTGATCACGTTGTCGCCGAGTTTGACCGGTGGGCCACGCTCGGCGGCGAGGGCCATGACACCGGGGATCTGGCGTGGAAGGGCTACCACGAGCTGTTAACCCGGCAACTGGCTGACATCACCGGCGCCCACGCGGACGAGGTCGTGGCCATGAACTCATTGACCGTCAACCTTCACCTGCTCCTGGTCAGCTTCTACCGACCGACGGCGAACCGCCACAAGATCCTGATCGAGGACCACGCCTTCCCGTCAGACCACTTTGCTGTCGAGTCCCAGATTCGCCAGCGCGGCTTTGATCCTGAGACGTCGTTGGTCACCGTTTCCCCACGTGAGGGAGAGGAGACGCTTCGACCCGAGGATCTTCTGGCGGTCATTGCCGAGCACGGCGAGGAGCTGTCGGTGGTACTCCTGCCTGGCGTGCAGTACTACACGGGCCAGGTGTTGCCCATGGCCGACGTGGTGGTCGCCGGGCACGAGGTGGGTGCGATGGTCGGGTTTGACCTTGCCCATGCCATTGGCAACATCGAGCTCGACCTCCACGAATGGGGCGTCGATTTCGCCGTCTGGTGCTCCTACAAGTACCTGAACGGCGGCCCAGGGGGCGTGGGTGGGGCGTTTGTCCACCGCGACCATGTCGATGATCCGGATCTTCCCAAGTTCCTCGGCTGGTGGGGCACCGATCCTTCGACCCGGTTCGAGATGGCCACCCGGTTCGTGCCCATCCCCACCGTGGAGTCGTGGCAGCTGTCAAATGCCCCCGTCCTTCCGATGGCGGCCCTGCGGGCATCGCTCGACGTGATCGAGCAGGCCGGTGGCATGAGCGTGCTGCGGGCCAAGGCCGAGCGCCAGATCGGGTTCCTCGATCGACGGTTGGCCGAGACCCTCGCCGGCCGGGTCGAAAACGTCACGCCGAAGGCGCTGGCCGAGCGTGGGTGTCAGCACGCGCTGCGGGTGGTAGCCGGCGACGGTCAACGGGTCTTCCGGGCCCTGCAGGAGGAGCGGGTGTACGGCGACTGGCGCGAGCCTGACGTGATCCGTGTTGCCCCCGTCCCGCTCTACAACTCGTTCGCCGACATCGACCGCCTCATTGATGTCCTGGACCGGATCGTCTCGTGA